The Armatimonadota bacterium genome window below encodes:
- a CDS encoding type IV pilus twitching motility protein PilT: protein MHIDDLLRNVTERGASDLHLTVGLPPILRVDGSLVRTNYQPLGPSDTQRIVYDILTNEQVEKFERTKELDFSYGVKGIGRFRVNVYRQRGSVGAALRSIPDQIPTFEQLGLPPILRELTKKHSGLILVTGPTGSGKSTTIACMIDTINSENPVHIMTMEDPIEYLHRHKRGMVNQRELGQDTDAFGNALRAVLREDPDVILIGEMRDLETISAALTLAETGHLVFGTLHTRCAPQTIDRVVDVFPPHQQDQIRVQLSNTIESVVAQQLLPRTGGGRCAAIEIMVATSAIRNLIREGKTYQIYSALETGAQFGMQTMDRQLSDMHRMGYISQEEALSRAIDRENLKRLIQGG, encoded by the coding sequence ATGCACATCGACGATCTGCTGCGCAATGTAACTGAAAGGGGAGCATCGGACCTTCACTTGACAGTCGGCCTGCCGCCGATACTCCGCGTGGACGGTTCGCTTGTACGCACCAACTATCAGCCATTGGGGCCTAGCGACACACAGCGAATCGTATATGACATCCTTACAAATGAGCAGGTAGAGAAGTTTGAGCGCACAAAGGAACTCGACTTTTCCTATGGTGTGAAGGGCATAGGCAGGTTTCGTGTGAATGTCTACAGGCAGCGAGGAAGTGTTGGGGCAGCGTTGAGATCGATCCCGGATCAGATTCCCACATTCGAGCAGCTCGGACTTCCGCCGATCTTGAGGGAACTGACCAAGAAGCACAGCGGGTTGATTCTGGTTACAGGCCCGACCGGAAGCGGCAAATCGACCACCATCGCATGCATGATCGACACCATCAACAGTGAGAACCCGGTGCATATTATGACCATGGAGGACCCGATAGAGTATCTCCACCGGCACAAGAGAGGGATGGTCAACCAGCGCGAACTCGGTCAGGATACTGACGCATTCGGTAACGCACTGCGTGCCGTGCTGCGCGAAGACCCAGACGTGATCCTCATAGGAGAAATGCGCGACCTTGAGACCATTTCCGCCGCGCTGACACTTGCGGAGACAGGCCACCTTGTTTTCGGCACACTGCACACAAGGTGCGCGCCACAGACCATAGACCGTGTTGTCGACGTCTTTCCGCCGCACCAGCAGGACCAGATAAGGGTGCAGCTCTCCAACACTATCGAATCTGTCGTGGCGCAGCAGCTTTTGCCGCGGACCGGCGGAGGCAGATGTGCGGCCATCGAGATTATGGTTGCCACCAGCGCTATCAGAAACCTGATACGTGAAGGCAAGACCTATCAGATTTACAGCGCCCTGGAAACAGGCGCGCAGTTCGGTATGCAGACTATGGATAGACAGCTCTCCGATATGCATCGGATGGGCTATATATCCCAGGAAGAAGCGCTTTCACGCGCTATCGACAGAGAAAACCTGAAAAGATTGATCCAGGGAGGTTAA